A window from Mauremys reevesii isolate NIE-2019 linkage group 9, ASM1616193v1, whole genome shotgun sequence encodes these proteins:
- the C9H3orf33 gene encoding protein C3orf33 homolog isoform X5 produces the protein MNISTGMAIAGVILFAKSIKLTTKFTSALDIPVEFIEKNVKLRGKLCHITEKGLEVEHVPISLPFLSSLQRKWQSNGVLLVRLAGVELTPNAMVWLQEELKPAQMMWFQLLGREDLVLDCLILVNKGRFFSVCLNEEILRQGLGKTTRIEGLHHDSPLYWKLHKRLLQAELKALKKNKGIWKEESYFEKLRDHISNNKFVQKLKQFVNWLRIHI, from the exons ATG AACATTAGCACTGGAATGGCAATAGCTGGAGTCATTTTATTTGCAAAGAGTATTAAATTG ACAACAAAATTTACGAGTGCTTTGGATATACCAGTAGAATTTATAGAAAAGAATGTGAAACTACGAGGAAAGTTATGTCACATAACTGAGAAAGGACTAGAAGTTGAACATGTTCCCATTAGCCTTCCTTTCCTGTCatcattacagagaaaat GGCAATCAAATGGTGTTTTGCTGGTCAGACTTGCTGGAGTGGAGCTGACACCGAATGCTATGGTCTGGTTACAGGAAGAGTTAAAACCTGCACAAATGATGTGGTTCCAGCTTCTTGGAAGGGAGGATTTGGTGCTTGATTGCCTCATTTTAGTAAATAAG GGTAGATTTTTCAGTGTGTGTCTGAACGAAGAGATTTTGAGACAAGGGCTTGGCAAAACAACACGTATTGAAGGACTACATCATGACTCTCCATTATACTGGAAGCTTCACAAAAGACTACTTCAAGCAGAACTAAAAGCCTTGAAGAAAAATAAGGGAATATGGAAAGAAGAAAGTTACTTTGAAAAACTTAGAGATCATATAAGTAATAATAAATTTGTACAGAAGTTAAAACAATTTGTAAACTGGCTACGAATACATATTTAA
- the C9H3orf33 gene encoding protein C3orf33 homolog isoform X1 — MYLGISVSGLDPTSSAAWSSRFTEIQNRKLAQDSPNISTGMAIAGVILFAKSIKLTTKFTSALDIPVEFIEKNVKLRGKLCHITEKGLEVEHVPISLPFLSSLQRKWQSNGVLLVRLAGVELTPNAMVWLQEELKPAQMMWFQLLGREDLVLDCLILVNKGRFFSVCLNEEILRQGLGKTTRIEGLHHDSPLYWKLHKRLLQAELKALKKNKGIWKEESYFEKLRDHISNNKFVQKLKQFVNWLRIHI, encoded by the exons ATTCACtgaaatacaaaacagaaaactTGCCCAAGATTCCCCA AACATTAGCACTGGAATGGCAATAGCTGGAGTCATTTTATTTGCAAAGAGTATTAAATTG ACAACAAAATTTACGAGTGCTTTGGATATACCAGTAGAATTTATAGAAAAGAATGTGAAACTACGAGGAAAGTTATGTCACATAACTGAGAAAGGACTAGAAGTTGAACATGTTCCCATTAGCCTTCCTTTCCTGTCatcattacagagaaaat GGCAATCAAATGGTGTTTTGCTGGTCAGACTTGCTGGAGTGGAGCTGACACCGAATGCTATGGTCTGGTTACAGGAAGAGTTAAAACCTGCACAAATGATGTGGTTCCAGCTTCTTGGAAGGGAGGATTTGGTGCTTGATTGCCTCATTTTAGTAAATAAG GGTAGATTTTTCAGTGTGTGTCTGAACGAAGAGATTTTGAGACAAGGGCTTGGCAAAACAACACGTATTGAAGGACTACATCATGACTCTCCATTATACTGGAAGCTTCACAAAAGACTACTTCAAGCAGAACTAAAAGCCTTGAAGAAAAATAAGGGAATATGGAAAGAAGAAAGTTACTTTGAAAAACTTAGAGATCATATAAGTAATAATAAATTTGTACAGAAGTTAAAACAATTTGTAAACTGGCTACGAATACATATTTAA
- the C9H3orf33 gene encoding protein C3orf33 homolog isoform X2: protein MYLGISVSGLDPTSSAAWSSRFTEIQNRKLAQDSPNISTGMAIAGVILFAKSIKLTTKFTSALDIPVEFIEKNVKLRGKLCHITEKGLEVEHVPISLPFLSSLQRKYTEDQAHRVELDLFQSCGEELKPAQMMWFQLLGREDLVLDCLILVNKGRFFSVCLNEEILRQGLGKTTRIEGLHHDSPLYWKLHKRLLQAELKALKKNKGIWKEESYFEKLRDHISNNKFVQKLKQFVNWLRIHI, encoded by the exons ATTCACtgaaatacaaaacagaaaactTGCCCAAGATTCCCCA AACATTAGCACTGGAATGGCAATAGCTGGAGTCATTTTATTTGCAAAGAGTATTAAATTG ACAACAAAATTTACGAGTGCTTTGGATATACCAGTAGAATTTATAGAAAAGAATGTGAAACTACGAGGAAAGTTATGTCACATAACTGAGAAAGGACTAGAAGTTGAACATGTTCCCATTAGCCTTCCTTTCCTGTCatcattacagagaaaat AcactgaggatcaggcccatcgTGTGGAATTGGATCTCTTTCAATCATGTGGa GAAGAGTTAAAACCTGCACAAATGATGTGGTTCCAGCTTCTTGGAAGGGAGGATTTGGTGCTTGATTGCCTCATTTTAGTAAATAAG GGTAGATTTTTCAGTGTGTGTCTGAACGAAGAGATTTTGAGACAAGGGCTTGGCAAAACAACACGTATTGAAGGACTACATCATGACTCTCCATTATACTGGAAGCTTCACAAAAGACTACTTCAAGCAGAACTAAAAGCCTTGAAGAAAAATAAGGGAATATGGAAAGAAGAAAGTTACTTTGAAAAACTTAGAGATCATATAAGTAATAATAAATTTGTACAGAAGTTAAAACAATTTGTAAACTGGCTACGAATACATATTTAA
- the C9H3orf33 gene encoding protein C3orf33 homolog isoform X4, translating into MAIAGVILFAKSIKLTTKFTSALDIPVEFIEKNVKLRGKLCHITEKGLEVEHVPISLPFLSSLQRKWQSNGVLLVRLAGVELTPNAMVWLQEELKPAQMMWFQLLGREDLVLDCLILVNKGRFFSVCLNEEILRQGLGKTTRIEGLHHDSPLYWKLHKRLLQAELKALKKNKGIWKEESYFEKLRDHISNNKFVQKLKQFVNWLRIHI; encoded by the exons ATGGCAATAGCTGGAGTCATTTTATTTGCAAAGAGTATTAAATTG ACAACAAAATTTACGAGTGCTTTGGATATACCAGTAGAATTTATAGAAAAGAATGTGAAACTACGAGGAAAGTTATGTCACATAACTGAGAAAGGACTAGAAGTTGAACATGTTCCCATTAGCCTTCCTTTCCTGTCatcattacagagaaaat GGCAATCAAATGGTGTTTTGCTGGTCAGACTTGCTGGAGTGGAGCTGACACCGAATGCTATGGTCTGGTTACAGGAAGAGTTAAAACCTGCACAAATGATGTGGTTCCAGCTTCTTGGAAGGGAGGATTTGGTGCTTGATTGCCTCATTTTAGTAAATAAG GGTAGATTTTTCAGTGTGTGTCTGAACGAAGAGATTTTGAGACAAGGGCTTGGCAAAACAACACGTATTGAAGGACTACATCATGACTCTCCATTATACTGGAAGCTTCACAAAAGACTACTTCAAGCAGAACTAAAAGCCTTGAAGAAAAATAAGGGAATATGGAAAGAAGAAAGTTACTTTGAAAAACTTAGAGATCATATAAGTAATAATAAATTTGTACAGAAGTTAAAACAATTTGTAAACTGGCTACGAATACATATTTAA
- the C9H3orf33 gene encoding protein C3orf33 homolog isoform X6 gives MYLGISVSGLDPTSSAAWSSRFTEIQNRKLAQDSPNISTGMAIAGVILFAKSIKLTTKFTSALDIPVEFIEKNVKLRGKLCHITEKGLEVEHVPISLPFLSSLQRKYTEDQAHRVELDLFQSCGGRFFSVCLNEEILRQGLGKTTRIEGLHHDSPLYWKLHKRLLQAELKALKKNKGIWKEESYFEKLRDHISNNKFVQKLKQFVNWLRIHI, from the exons ATTCACtgaaatacaaaacagaaaactTGCCCAAGATTCCCCA AACATTAGCACTGGAATGGCAATAGCTGGAGTCATTTTATTTGCAAAGAGTATTAAATTG ACAACAAAATTTACGAGTGCTTTGGATATACCAGTAGAATTTATAGAAAAGAATGTGAAACTACGAGGAAAGTTATGTCACATAACTGAGAAAGGACTAGAAGTTGAACATGTTCCCATTAGCCTTCCTTTCCTGTCatcattacagagaaaat AcactgaggatcaggcccatcgTGTGGAATTGGATCTCTTTCAATCATGTGGa GGTAGATTTTTCAGTGTGTGTCTGAACGAAGAGATTTTGAGACAAGGGCTTGGCAAAACAACACGTATTGAAGGACTACATCATGACTCTCCATTATACTGGAAGCTTCACAAAAGACTACTTCAAGCAGAACTAAAAGCCTTGAAGAAAAATAAGGGAATATGGAAAGAAGAAAGTTACTTTGAAAAACTTAGAGATCATATAAGTAATAATAAATTTGTACAGAAGTTAAAACAATTTGTAAACTGGCTACGAATACATATTTAA